Part of the Leptolyngbya sp. BL0902 genome, CGTTTGCCGCACCATGTCCGCATCCAAGGGCAAATTCCCCGCAGGGCCGAAGACCTGGGGGAAAAACTCCGGCTGAAGTTTGCCCACCATCACATTGCAGTCCGTCACTGCCAGCGGCCCCCCGTGGCGATAGCAGGCTGGCCCCGGATACGCCCCCGCCGACTCTGGCCCCACCCGATAACGGCTACCGTCGAAACTCACAATCGAGCCGCCCCCCGCCGCCACGGTATGAATCGCCATCATCGGAGCCCGCAGCCGCACCCCCGCCACCTCGGTTTCCAAGGTGCGCTCATACTCACCCCGATAGTGGGACACATCCGTGGAGGTGCCGCCCATATCAAAGCCGATGATGCGGTCGTAACCCGCCTGCCCACTGGTTTGCACCGCCCCCACAATGCCCCCCGCAGGCCCAGAAAGAATGCTGTCCTTGCCCTGAAAAAAATCCGCATCGGTCAATCCGCCGTTGGATTGCATGAACATGATGCGGGGGAATCGGGAGTCGGGTAGGGGTGAGGTCTCCTCGCCCGTAGGACTTAGGAATCGGGAGTCGTGAATCGGGAGTCGTGAATCGGGAGGCGGGAGGCGGGAGGCGGGCTTATCCAACTCCTGTCCCCCTCTCCTCGTGGGAGAGGGGCTAGGGGTGAGGGCCTCCGGGGCATCCGCCTGCAACTGTCCCGCCACCCGCTCCACATACCGCCGCAAAATGGGCGACAGGTAGGCGTCTACGACGGTGGTATCCCCTCGGCTGATCAGTTTGATGAGCGGACTAACTTGATGAGACAGGGAAACCTGGGTAAAGCCGACCGCACGGGCGATTTCACCCAACCGTTGCTCATGGGTGGGATAGCGGTAGCCATGCATGAGGACAATCGCGCAGGAACGAATGCCGCTGGCGTAGGCACCCTGAAGCTCCTGGCGTAGGCGATCTTCTTCGGACGGGGTGAGCGGCGTCAGGATTTCCCCTTGGGCGCTGATTCGCTCCTGCACCTCCACCACCCGTTCGTAGAGCATTTCGGGGAGTTGGATGTGGCGGGCGAAAATGTCGGGTCGATTTTGGTAGCCAATCCGTAGGGCATCGCGGAAACCCTCGGTAATCAGCAGCAACACCCGATCTCCCTTGCGTTCTAGCAGGGCATTGGTGGCCACGGTAGTGCCCATTTTCACCGCTTCGATGGCTTCGGCGGGGATGGGTTCTGCGGGACTGAGCCCCAACAGATTGCGAATGCCTTGAATCGGCGCATCGGCATAGCGGTCGGGATTTTCCGACAGCAGCTTGTGAACGACCAAGGTTCCATCGGGGCGGCGGGCCACAATGTCGGTAAAGGTGCCACCTCGGTCAATCCAAAACTGCCAGCGCTGGGGAGAAGCTAGGACGTCCATTCAGACCTCTGCCAAGTTGTCGGTAGGCTCTTCATTCTATTGAGTTGGGGGAGTCGATGGAATGGGTGAAGGTTGGGGGGTGTTCGCCCTTGGAATACCAAGTCCTAACCCAAAACACCCTAGGGGCGAGGTCTCCCCGCCCGCTTATGCAAAGGGCACGAACCCAAGGGGATCTCAGTTGCGCGATGCGGTCGTTTGCCTGAGATTTCCGTCCCCATCGTCTCTATATAACGTTTTGTGGCTACGCTGGAGGGTAGGGACGGGGATCGGTGAACTCTAGCCTTGGGATCTGCTGTCCGCCATTGCTGCCGTTTGCCTGGAAATGCCCTATGAATGACTTCTTTAAAGGCTTTGAACAACTGCTGGAACTGGCCAAAACCCTAGAGGAAAAGGCCGAAAGCGGCGAACTAAAAACCAATGTGCAGATCAACGCCCGTGGCCTCAGCAGCATTCCCCGCCAGGGCAACATTCCCGATATCGGCGTTAGTCGCATGGGGCGTCCGGGAGCGGGGGTAAGCTCCGACCCGGTGGAGGACGTGATTATCACCCCGCCGCCTAGCCGCAATCCAGCCCCGGCAGATCCCTCGGCTACGTCTCCCTCGTCTCCCTCGTCCCCCGATACGCCTACCGCCACCGCTTCACCCTCGGACGATTCGCCCGAACTGCCCACCCTGCAATCCGTTGGGGGTTTGGCCGATACCCTGCGGGAACTGCGGGAACTGGTGGAAATTCCCCTCAAGCGGCCCGATGTGCTGGCTAAGCTGGGCCTAGAACCCACCCGTGGGGTGCTGATGGTTGGCCCCCCCGGCACCGGAAAAACCCTCACCGCCCGCTCCCTCGCCGAGGATTTGGGGGTGAACTACATCGCCATTGTGGGGCCGGAGGTGATGGGCAAATACTACGGGGAGGCCGAACAACGCCTACGCGGCATCTTTGAAAAAGCCAAAAAAGCGGCTCCCTGTCTGATTTTCATCGACGAAATCGACAGCCTCGCCCCCGACCGCAGCAAGGTGGAAGGGGAAGTGGAAAAGCGCCTAGTTGCCACGTTACTCGGACTCATGGACGGCTTTGCCCAAACCCAGGGGGTGCTGGTGCTAGCCGCCACCAATCGGCCCGACCACCTCGACCCCGCCCTGCGCCGCCCCGGACGCTTTGACCGTGAGGTGCAGTTCCGCGTTCCCGACCGTCAAGGCCGTCTAGAAATTCTGCGGATTCAAACCCGTGAAATGCCCCTGGATGGGGTTGACCTAGAAACCATTGCCGATCAAGCGGTGGGTTTGGTCGGGGCCGACCTCAAAGCCCTGTGCCAAAAAGCCGCCTACCTGGCCCTGCGTCGTCAGGTGCCCAACCTCAGCGCCCCCGTGCCCGACACCATGACCCTCTGCCCAGAGGACTTCGCCCAGGCCCTCAAGGAAATCAAGCCCTCGGTGCTGCGGTCGGTGGAGGTGGAATCTCCCGCCATCGCCTGGGACGACATCGGCGGATTGGAAGCCGTGAAGCAAACCCTGCAAGAATCGGTGGAAGGGGCGCTGCTCTACCCCGAACTGTATGAGCAAACGGGGGCTAAGGCTCCGCGAGGGCTGCTGCTGTGGGGGCCACCGGGCACGGGCAAAACCTTGCTAGCCAAGGCTGTTGCAGCCCAAGCTAGGGCCAACTTCATTGCCGTCAATGGCCCAGAACTGCTGAGCCGCTGGGTTGGCGCTGCTGAACAGGCGGTGCGGGAACTCTTTGCCAAGGCCCGCCAAGCCGCCCCCTGCGTGGTGTTCATCGACGAAATTGATACCCTGGTGCCCGCCCGTGGCCAATACATGGGCGATTCCGGCGTCAGTGATCGCGTGGTGGGCCAACTGCTGACGGAACTGGACGGCCTGCAAGACTGCCGCAACGTGCTGATGATTGGAGCCACCAACCGCCCCAACGCCCTCGACCCCGCCATCCTCCGGGCCGGACGCATCGACCTTCAGCTCGAAATTAGCCTGCCCGATGCCGCCGGACGACTGGCGATTCTGGAAGTCCACAACCAAAGCCGACCCCTAGCGGACGTAGACCTGCCCCACTGGGCCATCCTCACCGATGGCTGGAACGGCGCAGATTTGGCCCTGCTGAGCAACCAAGCGGCCCTCGAAGCCGTCCGCGAATACCGCGCCCAGGCCATGACCGACCCCAGCCAAATCCGCATCACCGCCCAGCACTGGGAAAACGCCCACCAGGCCATCCTCAGCCAGCGGGATTCTGTGGCCAGTCGAGGATAACGCCTGTAGCGTCGGAAAATCATTGGATATCAGCGAATATGGCCTATCGCTGATATCCGTGACCAAAGCCGCGATCTAGCCCACGATGGCCTAATCCACAATGGCAACGCTATTGCCATGCAGCCAAGCGGTGGTGTTAGACCCAGGGAAGTAGACCCGCACGAAGGTTTCGGTTTCATCTCCATTGAATAGGTAGATGACGCCCCGCAGCCGCACCACATCGCCCACCAGGCCGTAGCTGCTGCCCTTGACCAAGTTGCCGTTGCTCGACAAGTTGTAGAGGTACACCCGGCAGGCCGAATTGCCCACAATCACCGCCGGAAAGTCATCGTCGTCAAAGTCGATGGCTTGGGGTTGGGTGTCGTAGCGGCTGGGGGCGTTGCAGTTGTCGGCTTGGGCCTGCACGGGCAACACCAGGGAAGCAGCGGCCAACAGCCCCAGGCTCAGGGCACCGCAAAACCGACGACTAAAAGGCAGGGTGGACAGTAGAGACACGGCGTTACATCCTCAATCGGGTAATGATCAGAAGGCGAAGGGCCAAATGCTAGGTGTAAGTGACCTTTCAGACCTCTTATTGGGATACCCAGGCTATGGAAAGCAGTTCGCACGCCCAGCCTCATTTCAAACAAAACTTCACAAATGCCGCTGCCTGTATGAAGCTAGGCCATCAAGCAAGATAGCCCAAATCCTGCTAGCGTCTCTCAGCACCTGCCAACTAACCGTCCTGATCGGCAGACCCCAGACCGTACCACCCTGGCCGTACTAGAACGGGATTCTAGAACGGGATCGGGCTAGGAGCACTCTCGATACAGGAAATCAGCCGCAGGCGGTGTTGGATGCTCTGTTTCCGGTAGCGGGCGCGATTGGATGGCCGATTTGGGCGACTTCTGGGCAACAATGGTGAATGCCTTCCTGGCTAGATGCCCTGATGGGAGCAGCCAGGGGGCGCAGTATCTTTCCCGTCGGGCGCGATTCTATGTTTGAGCAAACCTTCAGAAATATTGACGATGTGCTCTGGAAGGAGGCGGGTTGCACCACGGAGCTAGACTACACCGAGCAAACCTCGTGGCTGCTGTTTCTGAAGTATCTGAATGATCTGGAGTATGAGCGGGCGATTGAAGCGGAGCTGGTCGGCAAGCCCTACGACTTTTTGCTGGAGGAACCCTACCGCTGGTCGAGCTGGGCGGCCCCCAAGACGGCGGCGGGTGAGTTTGATCACGATAGGGCGCTGATCGGCCCTGACCTGATTGAGTTTGTGAATACCCAGCTATTTCCCTACCTGCAAGGGTTTAAGCAGCGGGCCAGCAGCCCCAACACCATTGAATACAAGATTGGCGAAATCTTTGGGGAGATCAAAAACAAGTTTACGAGTGGCTACAGCCTGCGGGATGCGCTGGAATATATCGACGAACTGCGGTTTGGGTCTCAGGAGGAAAAGCACGAGCTTTCCTATTTGTATGAGGCCAAAATCAAAAATATGGGCAATGCGGGCCGCAATGGCGGGGAGTATTACACGCCGCGTCCGTTGATTCGGGCCATGATTCAGGTG contains:
- a CDS encoding AAA family ATPase, which gives rise to MNDFFKGFEQLLELAKTLEEKAESGELKTNVQINARGLSSIPRQGNIPDIGVSRMGRPGAGVSSDPVEDVIITPPPSRNPAPADPSATSPSSPSSPDTPTATASPSDDSPELPTLQSVGGLADTLRELRELVEIPLKRPDVLAKLGLEPTRGVLMVGPPGTGKTLTARSLAEDLGVNYIAIVGPEVMGKYYGEAEQRLRGIFEKAKKAAPCLIFIDEIDSLAPDRSKVEGEVEKRLVATLLGLMDGFAQTQGVLVLAATNRPDHLDPALRRPGRFDREVQFRVPDRQGRLEILRIQTREMPLDGVDLETIADQAVGLVGADLKALCQKAAYLALRRQVPNLSAPVPDTMTLCPEDFAQALKEIKPSVLRSVEVESPAIAWDDIGGLEAVKQTLQESVEGALLYPELYEQTGAKAPRGLLLWGPPGTGKTLLAKAVAAQARANFIAVNGPELLSRWVGAAEQAVRELFAKARQAAPCVVFIDEIDTLVPARGQYMGDSGVSDRVVGQLLTELDGLQDCRNVLMIGATNRPNALDPAILRAGRIDLQLEISLPDAAGRLAILEVHNQSRPLADVDLPHWAILTDGWNGADLALLSNQAALEAVREYRAQAMTDPSQIRITAQHWENAHQAILSQRDSVASRG